The segment CCGAGCGGGGCCTGCGGGGTGCGGAAGCCGCCCTCGCTGGGGACCGCGTAGATCAGCTCGCCGCCGGTGTTGCGGATCTTCACCGCGCCCAGCTCGTCGAGGTCGCGGGAGAGCGTCGCCTGGGTGACGCTCAGCCCGTCGTCGGCGAGCAGCTTGGCCAGCTGGCTCTGGGAGCGGACCGGCTGCCGGTTGAGGATGTCCACGATCCGGCGGTGGCGGGCGGTGCGGGTCTGCGGAACGGAAGGGCCGCCGTTCTGCTCGTGTTCCTGCGCCTGGCTCATCGTCGTCTCATTCTCCGGATCGTCCCGCTTCGTCGAGGATGCCGGGAAGTGCCCGGACGAACGCGTCGACCTCGGCCTCGGTGATGACGAACGGGGGCATCAGCCGTACGACGTCGGGGGCG is part of the Streptomyces katrae genome and harbors:
- a CDS encoding arginine repressor, with protein sequence MSQAQEHEQNGGPSVPQTRTARHRRIVDILNRQPVRSQSQLAKLLADDGLSVTQATLSRDLDELGAVKIRNTGGELIYAVPSEGGFRTPQAPLGESAKEERMRRLSGELLISAEASANLVVLRTPPGAAQFLASAIDQAELHAVLGTIAGDDTLMLISRDPSGGQALADHMLRLAQKEG